The Streptomyces sp. NBC_01298 genome contains the following window.
GATGTGGCCGAGGTACCGGTGGGTCCAGTCGCACAGTCCGGCGATCGTCACCCGCAGGTCCCGGCCCGGGTCGGTGAGGGCGTACTCGACGCGCGGCGGCACGACGGGGTGGACCGTGCGCTCGATCAAGCCGTAGCGCTCGAGCATGCGCAGGTTCTGGGTGAGCATCTTGTGGCTGATGCCCTCGATCTCGCCCCGCACCTCGGTGAAGCGCAGGGTGCGCTCCCCCAGCGCCTCGATGATCAGGAGCGCCCATTTGTTGGCGACGTCCGAGAAGATCTCCCGCGCCAGGGAGTCCACGCGCCTGAGGTCGGCGTCCTCGGGCGAGCCGCTGTAGCTGGTCTTCATCGCCGGCCAGGTCGCCTGGGGCCCCGACGGCATCACCGTCGGCAAGGACGACCTCGCCGCTCAGGTCGAGCGGTGCTACGTCAACATCGCCACCGCCCTGGCGGCGGTCGGCGCCTCCTTCGACGACGTGGCGAAACTGACCGTCTACGTCGTCGACTGGACCCCCGCCAAGATGCCCCTGCTCATGGAGGGCATCATCCGGGCGGCCGCGGCCCTGGGGAGCGCCCCGGTCCCACCGGCCAGCCTGCTGGGCGTCGCGGCACTGGACGTACCCGAGCACCTGGTCGAGATCGAAGCCACGGCGGTCATCGGCTGAACACCGCGACCCGTCCGCCGCCAACCGCCAGGTTGACCGCCGCGAGCCGGACGGGCTGATGAAATGCCTTCGACGGCAAAGGGCGGCGGGTCGCGGGCGGAGGAGGCACGTGTCGGAACAGGGCGGACCGGGCGGTCCGGAGGCGCGGCTGCGCTCCATGGAGGAGGCCCTGGAGCAGATCGGAACCTCCCCCGACGAGCGGCAGACATGCCGGGAACTGGCCGGATTCCTGCTCCGCACCCTGTCCGACGCCGCGGCGGTGGACCTGATCCGCCCCGGCGCCCGTACCGAGCGCGTGGCCGTGGCCGGCGCGACGGCCCTCCTGGACGGTTCCGCCGCCGACGGCGCGCCGCTGGTCCGGGCCCTGGACCGGGACCATCCCCTGGAAACGTGGACCGCCGGAACCGGGGCCGCCCGCACCTACGCCGCCTCGGTCCCCCTGATGGCCCGGGGCGAGCTGTACGGCAGGATCCTGACCGTCCGCGCGCGGGCGCACTACGGGGACCACGAGCTGGCGACCCTGCACTTCGCCGCGCGCCTGACCGCCATCCACCTCGGTCACGCCCGGCGCCTCGCGGCGACCGAGAGGACCGCACTGGACCTGCAACGCGCCCTGGTCGCGGAACCCGGCCGGCCCCACCCCAACCTGGAGATCGCCAGCCGCTACCTGCCCGTCGGGGCCCGCGCGCTGGTCGGCGGCGACTGGTTCGAGACGATCCGCCTGCACTTCGGCCGTACCCTCCTCGCCGTCGGGGACGTGATGGGGCACGGCCTGGAGGCCGCGGTCGACATGAACGCGTACCGCTCCGTGCTGCGCGAGGTCGCCTCCACCGACCTCGCCCCGCACCGGGTGCTGCGCCAACTCGACTCCCTGTCCGCGTCGGACGACACCCGCAGGCCCGCGACCTGCCTGCTCGTCCGCATCGACCCGGCCCGGGGCATGGCCCTCTACGCCAGCGCGGGGCACCTGCCGCCCGCCCTCTTCACCGGCGACGGCACGGGCGAACTCCTGGATGTCCCGGTCGGCCCGCCCCTGGGCACCGGCGCCGGCGGCTACGAGGCCCTGGCCCGGCCGTTCACGGCCGACCAGACCCTGCTCCTGTACACGGACGGCCTGGTGGAACGGCGCAGCGAGGACATCGACACCTCCCTGGCCCGGCTAGCGGCCCTGCGCCTGGCCTCCTGGACGCCCCTCCCGGAGGTGGTCGACGCGGTCTGCGCCGGCCTGGACGCTCAACACGCCGAGGACGACGTAGCCGTACTGGCCGCACGCCTGCGCCATCGACCCGCCTAGCCTGTCGGATCTTGCCTCAGCGGCGCCTCCGCACCGTCATCAGAATCTGGCTCAGCACGGCCGCCGCAGCACGGCGGCGGGCCGGGCTCGAAGACCACACGGCCGGGAGGACCACGCCGGCGAACAGCGCCGTGAACATCAGGGCCGGCAGCACGATCGTGGGTGAGGTAAGCCAGCGCACGCGGGTTCCTTCCTCTCGGACGGCCGCACGTTGCGGCCGGTTCGAGTCTGAGACCACGGCGCCCTCGTGGGACCGGCCGCTGAAGAAGACCGAAGAGGCTGACATAGGCGCAGGTCACGACATACGCTGACGGCGGTTTTCCTGAAAACCGCGGAACCGGGGGGTGCCGGATGGGGGATTCGACGGGCGCCGTGGCGGACTTCTGCGCCACGCTCCGCCGAATGGTGCGCGGTTGTGGTGTGTCGCAGACGGAGCTCGCGCGGGTACTGAACCGGAGCGACTCGGCGGTCTCCATGCTCCTGAACGGTCAGCGCGCCAAAGCACCCCAACCGGACGAGATCCTGCCGATCGTGCACCACTGCCGCAGCAGGGCGGGCGCCCATCCCCCGCCCGGCCTCATCCTGGACACGGCGTGGTGGCGCGCACGCCTCGCCGAACTGCAGGAGACGACAGAGGGGCACCGGCGCCGGCAGCCGAGGCATGCCCAGGAGCAGTTACCCATCGAGCTGCCCGAGGCCGTCCCGTTCGACTTCGAATCCGCCTTCGCGGTCTTGGCTGGCCGACGTGACGGTTTCGAGAGCATGGAAGCGGACATCCTGGAACCACTCAGCCTGCTCGGTGCACGACCCGGCGCACTGCTGCGGCTCTTCGAGGGGTTCGGGGTCCGGGTCCGTGCCTGCAACGGCATCGCAAGGACGGCGCTGCTGTGCGCGGCGGACATCGTCCTCCTGGTGAGCGCCTTCTGCGACGCGGTCGGGCGCCTCGGGGCCGAACGCGACCCCGAGGCGATGGCACAGGCAGACCTGCGGACCCAAGTACTCGAAGAGCTGGGACGGGTGGCGCTCGGCTCCACCCGCGTCCGGTACCCCTCCGAGCTTCGTGCCGAGATCGCGGCGGCCTACACGGCCTGCGCCGACCTCATGGCCTTCGGCGGTTTCAGTGGGGCGTCCCACGAGGAACTCGCACATCTGGCCCTGCGCCGCTACGAGACCTTGCACGCCTCGGTCACATGGGACTGCCCGGAGCTGCGCCTCACCTCCGAGACGTACGATCCCGACGAGGAGGCGGAGGGGCAGCAGGTGACAGCGGATCGGGTCGGCCTCATGGAACTGGGGCTGCTCCTGTCGGAGTTCACACCAACCGCTCCGCCCACCGCCCGCCAACGGGAACTGCTCCGGGCCCCGATCTCCGCCGCCGACGGGTCGGGGCCGGTGATCCCCTCCCTGGCGGCCGGCTATGTGAACCCGGCCTTCCGCGTGGCCGGACACCCGGCCGACTGGCAGCTGGCCGTCGATACCTGGTGGGAAGGCCGACCCCTCAGAGAGGACATCGCGGGATTCCTCGCCGCACACCTCCTCAGCCACCAGGCCACGCAGACACCCCTATTGGTCCTCGGCCACCCGGGTTCGGGCAAGTCACTGCTCATGAAGCTCGTGGCGGCCCGCTTGCCGCAATCGGAGTTCGCCTGTCTGCACGTCGAGCTCCGGCACGTTCGCGCCGAGCTCGACCTTCAGGAACAACTCGAAGGGGCCCTGTTCAGGTCGACAGGGCAGCGGGCCCCCTGGCCGGACGCGATGCCCTCCGGGCTCGCCCTCCGAGTCGTCCTGCTGGACGGACTGGACGAGCTGATCCAGGCGGGCGCGGACAGGCTCGACATGAGCAGCCAATGGCGCTACTTGAAGCGCATCGAGCAACTCCAGCAGCGCGAATACGAGCTGGGCCGGCCGGTCGTCTTCATCGTGACGAGCCGAACCGTGGTAGCCGATCAGGTACTGACCCCCACAGCCTCCACCGTCCTGCGCATCGAACCCTTCGACGACGCCCGCATCGTCTGCTGGCTGGAGGTCTGGCAGGCAACGAACCGGAGGTACTTCGCCGCGCACGACCTACAGCCACTCACGTGGGACGTCGTGCGCCCGTACCGGGAACTCGCACGCCATTCTCTGCTCCTGCTCATGCTCGCGCTGTACGACGCGACCGGCAATCCGTTGCGAGGACTGGGCGGCCGGGACATCCGCCGCGTCGATCTGTACGAGCGGCTCCTGAAGGAGTTCGTCCGGCGCCAAGTCGTCAAACACGACGGCCCTCTGCCTCCTTCCGCCGAGACGGAGGCGGTCAAGACCGAGCTCCGGCGTCTGGGGGTGATCGCCATCGGAATGTTCAACCGCCGCAAACAGAGCCTGAGCGCGGACGAGGCGGACAGCGACCTCGGCGGTCTGCTCGGAGAAGCCGGCTCCGCCCTGCTGTTCGGCCGGTTCTTCTTCGTGCACGAGGCACAGGCGCTGGTCTCGGAGGAACGCCTTCGCTCATACGAGTTCCTGCACGCAACCTTCGGTGAGTACCTGGTCGCCCGGCTGGTCTGCGACGAGCTGGAACGGACACGTGCGGCGGCTGAACCGGACGTGGCGGCGGTGTGCCACGACGCGGTTCTGAGATCCCTCCTGTCGTTCGTCCCGCTCAGCGACCGCGCTCAGGTCCTCGACAATCTGCGCGAGCTGGCCGGACCGGCGGGACCTCGTCGGCACAGCGGCCTGGCAGGACTCCTGCGGACCCTGTTCCACAAGGACGACCGGACCGGTGACGGGCCGGCTGACCTCGCCTACCGCCCAGCCGATCGCAGGCGCACCGAGAGGGACGCGGTCTACGAGGCGAATCTCCTCCTGCTCGCTCTCGTCGTCGAAGACGGAGTCCGGGCCTCGGAGTTCCTGGTCGTCACGGATCCCGTCGACCGGTGGTGGCGCTGCGCGCAGTTCTGGCGTTCCCAGTTGAGCGAGGCGTCCTGGGAGTCGTTCGCCCGTTCCGTGTCCGTGGACACGACGGCCACCACCGGGGCCGCCGGAACGGACACGGGAGACCTGCGGCTCTCCCTTCGAGGGACCACCGGGCTCGCGGACGACGTGCCTTTGATCCTGCGCAGCACGGTGATCGGGCCGGCCGCGTTCCACGATGCGCGAGGGGTGGACGCCGGTGATCTCACCAGGCGGCTGTCCCCCCTCGTCGACACGGACGTGCAGCACGTACTCCACGCTCTGGCTCCTCTCCTGCGGAGCTTGCCGAGCACCCTGAACACCTACCGGGTCGACAAGGAGCAACGGCCCGTGTCGGCTGCGCATGCCCTCATGGGTCTCCTGTGCGGGAAACCGGGGCAGCCGCTCGCCGCACACTATGCGGACGTCCTGGAAGTACTGCGTCACCTGCCCGAGCCCGAGCGCCCGCCCGTCGCGGGTCTCCTCGTGCGGCACCTGGTCCACGACGCCGACCGGCTGCCCGACGACATCGTTCGGCCCCTCCTCGTAGAGGTGATCCGGTCAGGCGCAGGCGACGACGCTCCTCTGTGGGGAGGCCTCTGGCCCGTGCTCGAGGAGTACGTGCTCCGCATGTCGGCCGTGCCGGCCACGAAGAACCCGAAGCAGGAGGAAGCCGAGCGCAAGGCACTGGTCGGCCATCTCCGCGGTTACGGGGCGCTGTTCCACGGACCGCGGGAACGCCTGGAGCAGATCCTGAGGGAGGCGGGGAGCACCCCGATCTGGGCGGTGGGGGCATGGGGGCCGGGGAACGCGGCGCTGGAGCACGGGCGGGCGCTGTTCGAGGCGCTGCCCTCGGACCAGCAGGAGCCGAGGCTGCTCATCGGGCTGCTACGGCTGGCTCACGAACTGGGTCAACAGGACTGGCTCTCCACGCATACCGAGCCCCTCCTGCTGGCGCTACGGCCGGCGGACGTTCTGCGCATGCGCGCCAGCGACGCCGACGTTCTGCTCCCCTTCGTACAGGACGCCGGGCTGCTGGGGTCGTTCGAGAGGATTCGGGAAATCTGGCGTGGTCCCGCCGCGGGCGGCAGGGCGGTCCTGGACTAGCCGACTCCCCGGAGGTTGTGGCTTCCGCCCCCGGTTCGTTCCCAAAAAACTCAGAGGCCGTATCGGATTTCTCCGATACGGCCTCTGAACTGCGACTTCGAAAAGTCGGGACGACAGGATTTGAACCTGCGACCCCTTGACCCCCAGTCAAGTGCGCTACCAAGCTGCGCCACGTCCCGATGTGCTTCTGATCTGGGGTTTCCCCCGTCTCGGCGGCACATGCAGAACATTACCCCACACCGAGGGGTGTCCATGCACCGGTTATCGGCGAGAGGGGGATGCGGCGAGGATGGAAGGGTGAACGCACGGGATCGGGACGATGAGGGGCGGGCGCGGAACGCCCGTCCCCGGGACGGGCTGGGGCGGCCGCTGCCCTACGGGGCCCAAGGCGTGGAGCGGCAGCCCGAGGGAGTGGTGCGCTCGCCCGGGGAGACGGTGGCGCAGGCGCAGCGGCTGCTGGACGCCGGGATGCCCTTCCACGCGCACGAGGTGTTCGAGGACGCCTGGAAGTCGGGGCCCGGGGCCGAAGCGCCGCTGTGGCGGGCGCTGGCGCAGCTGGCGGTCGGGCTGACGCACTCCGCGCGCGGGAACGCGGTCGGCGGGGCCCGGCTGCTGCGCCGCGGAGCGGATGCGCTGGCCCTGGCCGGGCGGGAGACGGCCAGGGACTCGGCCGCAGCCGGGGCCGGGACAGTGCCCGGGACCCCTTACGGGATGGACCTCCCCGGGTTGGCCGGCTGGGCCCGGGAGCTGGCGGGGCGGGTGGAGGCCGGAGCG
Protein-coding sequences here:
- a CDS encoding DUF309 domain-containing protein, which codes for MNARDRDDEGRARNARPRDGLGRPLPYGAQGVERQPEGVVRSPGETVAQAQRLLDAGMPFHAHEVFEDAWKSGPGAEAPLWRALAQLAVGLTHSARGNAVGGARLLRRGADALALAGRETARDSAAAGAGTVPGTPYGMDLPGLAGWARELAGRVEAGAVVDAAAEAPHLTGDPGPV
- a CDS encoding NACHT domain-containing protein; the encoded protein is MSQTELARVLNRSDSAVSMLLNGQRAKAPQPDEILPIVHHCRSRAGAHPPPGLILDTAWWRARLAELQETTEGHRRRQPRHAQEQLPIELPEAVPFDFESAFAVLAGRRDGFESMEADILEPLSLLGARPGALLRLFEGFGVRVRACNGIARTALLCAADIVLLVSAFCDAVGRLGAERDPEAMAQADLRTQVLEELGRVALGSTRVRYPSELRAEIAAAYTACADLMAFGGFSGASHEELAHLALRRYETLHASVTWDCPELRLTSETYDPDEEAEGQQVTADRVGLMELGLLLSEFTPTAPPTARQRELLRAPISAADGSGPVIPSLAAGYVNPAFRVAGHPADWQLAVDTWWEGRPLREDIAGFLAAHLLSHQATQTPLLVLGHPGSGKSLLMKLVAARLPQSEFACLHVELRHVRAELDLQEQLEGALFRSTGQRAPWPDAMPSGLALRVVLLDGLDELIQAGADRLDMSSQWRYLKRIEQLQQREYELGRPVVFIVTSRTVVADQVLTPTASTVLRIEPFDDARIVCWLEVWQATNRRYFAAHDLQPLTWDVVRPYRELARHSLLLLMLALYDATGNPLRGLGGRDIRRVDLYERLLKEFVRRQVVKHDGPLPPSAETEAVKTELRRLGVIAIGMFNRRKQSLSADEADSDLGGLLGEAGSALLFGRFFFVHEAQALVSEERLRSYEFLHATFGEYLVARLVCDELERTRAAAEPDVAAVCHDAVLRSLLSFVPLSDRAQVLDNLRELAGPAGPRRHSGLAGLLRTLFHKDDRTGDGPADLAYRPADRRRTERDAVYEANLLLLALVVEDGVRASEFLVVTDPVDRWWRCAQFWRSQLSEASWESFARSVSVDTTATTGAAGTDTGDLRLSLRGTTGLADDVPLILRSTVIGPAAFHDARGVDAGDLTRRLSPLVDTDVQHVLHALAPLLRSLPSTLNTYRVDKEQRPVSAAHALMGLLCGKPGQPLAAHYADVLEVLRHLPEPERPPVAGLLVRHLVHDADRLPDDIVRPLLVEVIRSGAGDDAPLWGGLWPVLEEYVLRMSAVPATKNPKQEEAERKALVGHLRGYGALFHGPRERLEQILREAGSTPIWAVGAWGPGNAALEHGRALFEALPSDQQEPRLLIGLLRLAHELGQQDWLSTHTEPLLLALRPADVLRMRASDADVLLPFVQDAGLLGSFERIREIWRGPAAGGRAVLD
- a CDS encoding winged helix-turn-helix transcriptional regulator, with product MKTSYSGSPEDADLRRVDSLAREIFSDVANKWALLIIEALGERTLRFTEVRGEIEGISHKMLTQNLRMLERYGLIERTVHPVVPPRVEYALTDPGRDLRVTIAGLCDWTHRYLGHIEASRQRFDG
- a CDS encoding PP2C family protein-serine/threonine phosphatase; translation: MSEQGGPGGPEARLRSMEEALEQIGTSPDERQTCRELAGFLLRTLSDAAAVDLIRPGARTERVAVAGATALLDGSAADGAPLVRALDRDHPLETWTAGTGAARTYAASVPLMARGELYGRILTVRARAHYGDHELATLHFAARLTAIHLGHARRLAATERTALDLQRALVAEPGRPHPNLEIASRYLPVGARALVGGDWFETIRLHFGRTLLAVGDVMGHGLEAAVDMNAYRSVLREVASTDLAPHRVLRQLDSLSASDDTRRPATCLLVRIDPARGMALYASAGHLPPALFTGDGTGELLDVPVGPPLGTGAGGYEALARPFTADQTLLLYTDGLVERRSEDIDTSLARLAALRLASWTPLPEVVDAVCAGLDAQHAEDDVAVLAARLRHRPA